One stretch of Juglans microcarpa x Juglans regia isolate MS1-56 chromosome 3D, Jm3101_v1.0, whole genome shotgun sequence DNA includes these proteins:
- the LOC121255454 gene encoding LOW QUALITY PROTEIN: metacaspase-1-like (The sequence of the model RefSeq protein was modified relative to this genomic sequence to represent the inferred CDS: inserted 1 base in 1 codon), translating into MGKSNSMIPAATKECKAIIPGPASVELGHQIRHALSKTKSNLHQYSFGNGGNSGEAHGMKRALLCGXTYQNKKYSLKGTVNDVRRMKLLLMQRFGYRRDCIRILTEDQADSDFMPTKKNIQDSLKWLVEGSESGDSLVFYFSGHGLRQPDFNDDEKDGFDETICPVDFMQEGMILDNEINSTIVRPLKKGITLHAIVDACHSGTVLDLEYIYDPHKDIWNDNKPPSKADKSTSGGLAICLSACGDDEMASDTSAFTGKEMTGAMTYILIHIVVNVPEITYGGLLNQMHECIEQVNNKRCLRVPCLRKLFGRRKIENPMLSSSQEFPVYSKKFLL; encoded by the exons ATGGGAAAAAGTAATTCCATGATCCCCGCCGCCACCAAAG AATGCAAAGCCATTATACCCGGGCCGGCAAGTGTGGAGCTGGGACATCAAATCCGACATGCATTATCAAAGACAAAGAGTAATCTTCATCAGTACTCATTTGGAAATGGCG GTAATTCCGGTGAGGCACACGGAATGAAGCGCGCACTTCTTTGTG TTACTTACCAGAACAAGAAATACAGCCTCAAAGGAACTGTTAATGATGTGAGGAGAATGAAACTTTTGTTGATGCAACGCTTTGGTTATCGTCGGGACTGTATTCGTATCCTCACAG AAGATCAAGCTGATAGTGATTTTATGCCGACGAAGAAGAATATACAAGACTCGTTGAAATGGCTTGTGGAAGGTTCGGAATCGGGAGATTCATTGGTGTTCTACTTCTCTGGACATGGCTTACGTCAACCTGATTTCAATGACGATGAGAAAGATGGGTTCGATGAAACTATCTGTCCGGTTGATTTTATGCAGGAAGGGATGATCCTTGACAACGAGATAAATTCCACCATTGTTCGTCCTCTCAAGAAGGGTATCACTCTTCATGCAATTGTCGATGCTTGTCATAGTGGAACCGTTCTTGATCTCGAGTATATATACGACCCACACAA GGACATTTGGAATGACAACAAACCTCCATCGAAAGCAGACAAAAGTACAAGCGGTGGATTGGCGATTTGCCTGAGTGCTTGTGGAGATGATGAGATGGCTTCCGATACCTCT gctTTCACCGGAAAGGAAATGACTGGTGCAATGACTTACATCTTGATCCATATTGTTGTGAATGTACCTGAAATAACATACGGAGGCCTGCTGAACCAAATGCATGAGTGTATCGAAcaagtaaataataaaagatgtcTCAGGGTGCCGTGCTTACGGAAACTTTTCGGCCGCAGAAAAATAGAG AATCCTATGCTGTCATCGTCTCAAGAGTTCCCGGTTTACTCGAAGAAATTTTTGCTGTGA